The segment TTGAACAGCAACGAATGGAGGTAGCCGGCCTTTTCCTTGAGGATGGCGGCAGCCGTCTCGGGTTCGGCGCCGAGCACCGTGAAGTAGACCTTGGCATGCGCATAGTCGGGCGTCAGCGACACCGACTGCAGCGTTACCAGGCCCAGGCGCGGATCGCGGATCTCGCGCTGGATCATCTCCGCCAGCTCCTTCTGGATCTGATCGGAGAGGCGCAGGTTACGGGAGGTGATATTGCCTTTCTTGGCCATTCAAAACTGAGCGTGAGCAGAAGTGAAAACGGCAGGCCGGAGCCTGCCGTCTTTGCGTATCGCCTTACAGCGTACGCGCCACCTCTGTGATTTCGTACACCTCGAGCTGGTCGCCTTCCTGAACGTCGTTGAAGTTCTTGATCGACAAACCGCACTCGAAGCCTTGCTTGACTTCCTTGACGTCGTCCTTGAAACGCTTGAGCGAGTCGAGTTCGCCATCGTGGATAACCACGTTGTTGCGCAGCACGCGCACCATCGAGTTCCGCTTGATGAGACCGTCGGTGACCATACAGCCAGCCACCGCGCCCACCTTCGGCACGCGGAAGACCTGACGGACTTCCACCTGACCGATCGTGGTCTCGCGCTTCTCCGGTGCCAACATGCCCGACATGGCCGCCTTGATCTCGTCTACCGCATCGTAAATGATGTTGTAGTAGCGGATGT is part of the Cupriavidus metallidurans CH34 genome and harbors:
- the rbfA gene encoding 30S ribosome-binding factor RbfA, whose translation is MAKKGNITSRNLRLSDQIQKELAEMIQREIRDPRLGLVTLQSVSLTPDYAHAKVYFTVLGAEPETAAAILKEKAGYLHSLLFKRLHIHTVPTLHFHHDTSVEHAIEMSKLINEANATRAKDDE